Proteins found in one Halogeometricum rufum genomic segment:
- a CDS encoding endonuclease/exonuclease/phosphatase family protein, producing the protein MSLQQTRRALLKTIAGTATAAGLMGTASGRRQQSGSRNRRRGTRYAAFNVIELETEQVQQQGDEQAEAAARVVQEVQPDILVVNELTNNLQEGEHTDTANIDAFVENYLSVPQRDGLDGIHYEHTLQPTSNTGVLPEEDYDFNKDGDAGALPGDAFGFGEFPGHYAFAIASKYPIAESEIRSFQTFQWADMPDNRIPVAGEEGVVTDPAEDETAIYLTEAELDVYRLSSKTHVDVPFRVKGGTVHGLFAHPTPPGFDGVNNFNGKWNHDEVRFFADYVAGEEYIYDDDGNHGGLNDDASFVLMGDMNAGPGRNRDERPLQPAQKFFVDNDDFNTDRLPTSPGGFHRDLPTATRFGGDVEGVVELIDYVLPSPDLSLRDSGVVWPSEATTENGLLEAVETASDHRLVWADVATNPGD; encoded by the coding sequence ATGTCCCTACAGCAGACCAGACGCGCGTTACTCAAGACGATCGCTGGCACGGCGACTGCGGCCGGGTTGATGGGCACCGCTAGCGGACGACGACAGCAGTCGGGAAGCCGGAATCGTCGTCGCGGGACGCGCTACGCGGCCTTCAACGTGATCGAACTGGAGACGGAGCAGGTCCAACAGCAGGGCGACGAGCAGGCGGAAGCGGCCGCCCGAGTCGTCCAAGAGGTCCAGCCGGATATCCTCGTCGTCAACGAACTCACGAACAACCTCCAGGAAGGCGAACACACCGACACGGCGAACATCGACGCGTTCGTCGAGAACTACCTCAGCGTCCCGCAACGGGACGGTCTCGACGGTATCCACTACGAGCATACCCTCCAGCCGACCAGCAACACGGGCGTCCTTCCCGAGGAGGACTACGACTTCAACAAAGACGGAGACGCCGGCGCACTGCCCGGTGACGCGTTCGGGTTCGGGGAGTTTCCGGGACACTACGCGTTCGCAATCGCGAGCAAGTATCCCATCGCCGAGTCGGAGATCCGGTCCTTTCAGACGTTCCAGTGGGCAGACATGCCCGACAACCGCATTCCGGTCGCGGGCGAGGAGGGCGTCGTCACCGACCCCGCGGAGGACGAGACGGCAATCTACCTCACGGAAGCGGAACTCGACGTCTATCGGCTCTCCTCGAAGACGCACGTCGACGTCCCGTTCCGGGTGAAGGGAGGAACGGTTCACGGCCTGTTCGCGCACCCGACGCCGCCGGGCTTCGACGGCGTGAACAACTTCAATGGGAAGTGGAACCACGACGAGGTCCGGTTCTTCGCGGACTACGTCGCCGGCGAGGAGTACATCTACGACGACGACGGCAACCACGGGGGTCTCAACGACGACGCCTCGTTCGTCCTGATGGGCGATATGAACGCCGGGCCGGGTCGAAATCGGGACGAGCGTCCACTCCAGCCCGCTCAGAAGTTCTTCGTCGACAACGACGACTTCAACACCGACCGTCTCCCGACGAGTCCGGGCGGGTTCCACCGCGATCTCCCCACCGCGACGCGTTTCGGCGGCGACGTGGAGGGCGTCGTCGAACTGATCGACTACGTCCTCCCTTCACCGGACCTCTCGCTGCGGGACTCGGGAGTCGTCTGGCCGAGCGAGGCAACCACGGAGAACGGCCTCTTGGAGGCCGTCGAAACCGCCTCGGACCACCGACTCGTCTGGGCCGACGTCGCGACGAACCCCGGCGACTGA
- a CDS encoding universal stress protein: protein MISRILVPMDGSEMAQRALEYALENHPDAEITVLQVVGEPSPWGGTATSLALEEDLEEAAEERAKEVFDGARELAAEYDVEITTEVQLGQPARAILNRADDFDAVVIGSHGGSLVDRLVVGNVAQKVFRNSPVSVIVAR from the coding sequence ATGATCTCACGGATTCTCGTTCCGATGGACGGCTCGGAGATGGCCCAGCGAGCGCTCGAGTACGCCCTCGAGAACCATCCCGACGCGGAGATCACCGTCTTGCAGGTCGTAGGCGAACCGTCGCCGTGGGGGGGAACAGCCACGTCACTCGCTCTCGAGGAGGACCTTGAAGAGGCCGCCGAGGAACGCGCGAAGGAGGTATTCGACGGCGCCCGGGAGTTGGCCGCCGAGTACGACGTCGAGATCACGACCGAGGTTCAACTGGGCCAACCGGCTCGGGCGATTTTGAACAGGGCCGACGATTTCGATGCGGTCGTCATCGGGAGCCACGGCGGCTCGTTGGTCGATCGACTGGTCGTCGGGAACGTCGCCCAGAAAGTGTTCCGCAACTCGCCCGTCTCTGTAATCGTCGCTCGGTAA
- a CDS encoding SDR family NAD(P)-dependent oxidoreductase: MSELPETIAGVSDVDCTGLQALVTGSTSGIGRAAALALGRLGADVVVHGRDPRAGAEVVEELSRTGGDATFVQADFADLDAVRALAVAVREETEGLDLLVNNAGGLFRNGGLTDAGVEYTFHVNHLSPYLLTTELLSHLREGARIVTTASDAHKGASLNLDRVRGADRYTGFNAYSHSKLANVLFATELARRLDATGREVTSNSIHPGAIPGSGFSRFLPGPLPGLFQRLEAVPGVTSVADGAAEILFVAVSPRAAEVSGRYFTNQRPRTPSKAARDSEASRRLWSESATLLDIEEPLAERDRQPVSTGDGTAPGDV, translated from the coding sequence ATGAGTGAACTCCCAGAAACCATCGCGGGTGTGTCCGACGTCGACTGTACCGGACTACAGGCTCTCGTCACGGGATCGACGAGCGGAATCGGCCGCGCCGCCGCGCTGGCGCTCGGCCGACTCGGCGCGGACGTCGTCGTCCACGGCCGGGACCCACGAGCCGGCGCGGAGGTGGTCGAAGAACTCTCCCGGACTGGTGGCGACGCGACGTTCGTCCAGGCGGACTTCGCGGATCTCGATGCGGTCCGAGCTCTCGCGGTCGCTGTGCGCGAAGAGACCGAGGGGCTCGACCTCCTCGTCAACAATGCTGGCGGGCTGTTCCGGAACGGGGGGCTGACCGACGCTGGCGTCGAGTACACCTTCCACGTCAACCACCTGTCGCCATACCTGCTGACGACCGAGTTGCTGAGCCACCTCCGCGAGGGCGCTCGGATTGTCACGACCGCATCCGACGCTCACAAGGGGGCCTCGCTGAATCTGGACCGGGTGCGGGGCGCCGATCGATACACCGGATTCAACGCATACAGCCACTCGAAACTCGCGAACGTCCTCTTCGCCACCGAACTCGCCAGACGACTCGACGCAACCGGTCGCGAGGTTACCTCCAACAGCATCCACCCGGGCGCGATTCCGGGGAGCGGGTTCAGTCGGTTCCTCCCTGGCCCGCTCCCAGGTCTGTTCCAGCGACTCGAAGCGGTCCCTGGGGTGACGTCTGTCGCCGACGGGGCCGCAGAGATCTTGTTCGTCGCCGTCTCGCCACGCGCTGCGGAGGTATCCGGGCGGTACTTCACGAACCAGCGGCCGCGGACCCCCTCCAAGGCCGCCCGGGACAGCGAGGCTTCCCGGCGGCTCTGGTCGGAGAGCGCAACGCTACTCGACATCGAGGAGCCACTGGCGGAACGCGACCGACAGCCCGTCTCGACCGGCGATGGGACTGCCCCGGGTGACGTCTGA
- a CDS encoding DUF7861 family protein, whose protein sequence is MNHDRIHAREPTHRRDRWSVGTIASVAERDGHCVVTVTPEEGETIDLVVTLAVRDLFVSRLDIDEGESPVGERVWYRKHGSHTSQS, encoded by the coding sequence ATGAATCACGACCGCATTCACGCACGGGAGCCCACTCACCGCCGTGATCGGTGGTCGGTCGGGACTATCGCGTCGGTCGCAGAGCGGGACGGCCACTGTGTCGTCACGGTCACTCCTGAGGAGGGTGAGACGATAGACCTCGTCGTCACGCTCGCCGTTCGCGACCTGTTCGTGAGTCGGCTGGATATCGACGAGGGGGAGTCACCCGTCGGCGAGCGTGTCTGGTACCGGAAACACGGCAGTCACACGTCCCAGTCATAG
- a CDS encoding selenium-binding protein SBP56-related protein: MSADEPNQSTDTHGHEHHGVEGPGYPTPAAMRTESEHEETAFVMGLRVGMDVDEPDFVGVVDVDPDSETYGELIDTVEMPNKGDELHHFGWNTCSSSCHAEGLVRDHLIVPGQRSSRIHIVDASDPRSPAIEKVIEPEEVFEHDLSAPHTVHCVPEGKIVISMLGNADGELPGGFLQLDQDDFSIDGHWEIDRGDMEMNYDYWYQPRHGVMLSTEWAAPETYYPGFDLDDVEDGKYGDSIHVWDWETKEHRQTLTFGEEGLIPLEIRMPHNPEETEGYVGAALSSNILRFWEAEDGRWEWEKVIDVEDREHPDWDMPVPGLVTDILLSLDDQYMFFSNWLHGDVRMYDISDTGSPRLVDQCWVGGNFAERQSVGGHDVRGAPQMLQLSRDGRRLYWTTSLFSSWDNQFYPEIGERGSLMMKADVYPEEGRMELDEEFVVDFGDAPGGPARAHEIRWPGGDCTSDVWQ, encoded by the coding sequence ATGAGCGCCGACGAACCCAATCAGTCGACCGACACACATGGGCACGAACATCACGGAGTAGAGGGGCCGGGGTATCCGACGCCAGCGGCGATGCGCACCGAGTCGGAACACGAGGAGACTGCCTTCGTCATGGGGCTCCGGGTCGGCATGGACGTGGACGAACCCGACTTCGTCGGCGTCGTCGATGTCGACCCGGACTCCGAGACGTACGGCGAACTGATCGACACGGTCGAGATGCCGAACAAGGGCGACGAACTCCACCACTTCGGCTGGAATACCTGCTCCTCTTCCTGCCACGCCGAGGGCCTGGTCCGGGACCATCTTATCGTCCCCGGCCAGCGTTCCTCGCGCATCCACATCGTCGACGCTTCCGACCCGCGCAGCCCGGCAATCGAGAAGGTCATCGAACCCGAGGAGGTGTTCGAGCACGACCTCTCGGCGCCGCACACGGTCCACTGCGTTCCCGAGGGAAAAATCGTCATCAGTATGCTCGGGAACGCCGACGGCGAACTCCCGGGCGGCTTCCTCCAACTCGACCAGGACGACTTCTCCATCGACGGCCACTGGGAGATCGACCGCGGCGACATGGAGATGAACTACGACTACTGGTATCAGCCCCGCCACGGCGTGATGCTGTCGACGGAGTGGGCGGCGCCGGAAACCTACTATCCGGGATTCGACTTGGACGACGTCGAAGACGGTAAGTACGGCGACAGCATCCACGTCTGGGACTGGGAGACGAAAGAACACCGGCAGACGCTGACGTTCGGCGAGGAGGGGCTCATTCCACTCGAGATTCGGATGCCCCACAACCCCGAGGAAACCGAGGGCTACGTCGGTGCCGCCCTCTCTTCGAACATCCTCCGGTTCTGGGAGGCGGAAGACGGCCGCTGGGAGTGGGAAAAAGTCATCGACGTCGAGGACCGCGAACATCCCGACTGGGACATGCCCGTGCCGGGACTGGTGACGGACATCCTCCTGTCGCTCGACGACCAGTACATGTTCTTCTCGAACTGGCTCCACGGCGACGTGCGGATGTACGACATCAGCGACACGGGGAGCCCGCGGTTGGTCGACCAGTGCTGGGTCGGGGGCAACTTCGCCGAGCGCCAGTCCGTCGGCGGCCACGACGTCCGCGGTGCGCCCCAGATGCTCCAGCTCTCCCGGGACGGCCGACGGCTCTACTGGACCACCTCCCTGTTCTCCTCCTGGGACAACCAGTTCTACCCCGAAATCGGGGAACGGGGGTCGCTGATGATGAAAGCGGACGTGTATCCCGAGGAGGGGCGGATGGAACTCGACGAGGAGTTCGTCGTCGACTTCGGAGACGCCCCCGGTGGCCCGGCCCGCGCCCACGAGATTCGCTGGCCCGGCGGCGACTGTACCAGCGACGTCTGGCAGTAG
- a CDS encoding 2Fe-2S iron-sulfur cluster-binding protein has protein sequence MPHAVTLEWRDGREATIEVREAEVVTDATERAGLGVPYGCLYGACATCTGRLLEGDLVHVERPRGLKPRHRQAGYVLLCVAEPRSDCRIEVGAEVQADLVPNPWK, from the coding sequence ATGCCCCACGCAGTCACTCTGGAGTGGCGCGACGGCCGGGAGGCGACCATCGAGGTCCGGGAAGCCGAGGTGGTCACCGACGCTACCGAGCGTGCAGGCCTCGGCGTCCCCTACGGCTGTCTGTACGGTGCGTGCGCCACCTGCACCGGACGCCTGCTGGAGGGTGACCTCGTCCACGTCGAACGCCCGCGGGGGTTGAAACCCCGACACCGACAGGCCGGTTACGTCCTGCTCTGTGTGGCCGAACCGCGCTCGGACTGCCGTATCGAGGTGGGTGCGGAGGTACAGGCCGACCTCGTGCCGAACCCGTGGAAATGA